Genomic window (Luteibacter yeojuensis):
GTTTTCCGTCAGGTGCTTCTTGCGCATGCGGATTTCCTTCGGCGTCACCTCGACCAGTTCGTCGTCGTCGATGAAGTCGAGCGCCTGTTCCAGCGAGAACTTCGTCGCCGGGGTCAGCTGGATCGCATCGTCCTTGCCCGAGGCACGCATGTTGGTCAGCGGCTTCGGCTTGATCGCGTTGACGGTGAGGTCGTTATCCTTCGCATGGATGCCGATCAGCTGGCCTTCGTACACCGAATCGCCTTCGGCGGCGAACAGCTTGCCGCGCTCCTGCAGGGGGCCGAGCGAGTAGGCCGGAGTGGTGCCCGGGGCGTTCGCGATCATCACGCCGTTCTGGCGCTTGGCGATCGGGGCGGTTTCCATCGGACCATAGCTGTCGAACACGTGGAACAGCAGGCCCGAACCCTGGGTGAGGGTCTTGAACTGGTTCTGGAAGCCGATCAGGCCACGCGCCGGGATCTTGTATTCCAGGCGCACGCGGCCCTTGCCGTCGGACACCATGTTCTTCAGCTGGCCCTTGCGGATGCCGAGGCGCTCCATGACCGGGCCCTGGTGGATTTCCTCGAGGTCGACCACGAGTTCCTCGATCGGCTCCATCTTCTGGCCGTCGATTTCCTTGATGATGACTTCCGGACGCGACACCGCGAGCTCGTAGCCTTCGCGACGCATGTTCTCGATCAGCACCGAGAGGTGCAGTTCGCCGCGGCCCGAGACCAGGAACTTGTCGGCGTCCGAACCGTCTTCCACGCGCAGGGCCACGTTGTGGACCTTCTCGCGCTCGAGACGCTCGCGCAGCTGGCGGCTGGTGAGGAACTTGCCGCCGGAGAGATCCTTGTTGCCGACGAACGGCGAATTGTTGACCTGGAAGGTCATGCTGATCATCGGCTCGTCGACGCTCAGCGGCGGCAGCGCTTCCGGCACGTCCGGCGAGGTGACGGTGTCGGAAATGGTCAGCTCGGGGATGCCCGCGATGGCGACGATGTCGCCCGCTTCGGCGCTGTCCTGCTCGATGCGCTCGAGGCCGAGGAAGCCGAGCACCTGCACGACCTTGCCCTGGCGCTTCTTGCCGTGGCGGTCGATGACGGCGACCTGCATGCCCTTCTTCAGCGTGCCGCGCTGGATGCGGCCGATGCCGATGACGCCCACGAAGTTGTTGTAGTCGAGCTGGCTGATGCGCATCTGGAAGGGGCCTTCCGGATCGACGTCGGGCTTCGGCGCATGCTGCATGATCGCTTCGTACAGCGGGGTCATGTCGCCTTCGCGGGCGTTCTCGTCGAGCGAGGCATAGCCGTTCAGCGCCGAGGCGTAGACGATCGGGAAGTCCATCTGCTCATCGGTGGCGCCGAGCTTTTCGAAGAGGTCCCACACCTGCTCGACGACCCACTCCGGACGGGCGCCCGGACGGTCGATCTTGTTGACGACCACGATCGGCTTGAAGCCCATCGCGAACGCCTTCTGGGTCACGAAGCGGGTCTGCGGCATCGGGCCGTCCATCGCGTCGACGAGGATCAGCACGGTGTCGACCATCGACAGCACGCGCTCCACCTCGCCGCCGAAGTCGGCGTGTCCTGGGGTGTCGACGATGTTGATGCGGTTCTTGACGCCCTTCTTCTTGTCTTCCCAGGTGATGGCCGTGTTCTTGGCCAGGATCGTGATGCCACGCTCCTTTTCCTGGTCGTTCGAATCCATCACGCGCTCGGCAAGCACGGTGCGCTCGTTGAGCGTGCCGGACTGCTTGAGGAGCTGATCGACGAGGGTGGTCTTGCCGTGGTCGACGTGAGCCACGATGGCGATATTGCGCAGGAATTCGATCGACATGCGTCATGCGCCGGCCTTCAGCCGGTGCACCTCTTTGGTGTGGGAAGCCGCCGATTATAAAGGAAATTGGCGACTTTCGCATGACTGCCCGGCCGCCGTCTTGCGCCGACGTCCGGAGGCGCGCATCTTGCCGCCTTCTCCAGACGCGAGGCCCGATGCGCCCATGGACCGTTTCGGCGAGGTACGTGCCACCACGCATCGCGACGGCGATGACCTGCTGAGTGCCGGCCTGGGGCTTCGCGGCCTCGCCGGCGCGCCGGTGCCGTTCACGCGGCCGGCGGCGCCCACACCCGCGGAACTGCGCCGGCGCGCCATCCAGTCCTGCTGGAAAGGCATCGCCGACCTCGGCCCGCTTGGCGGCTTCGGGACCCTCTATGGCCGGGTGCCCGACGTGCCCGGCCGGGAGTTCGCCGCCTTCACCACGCTGAATGGCGCGAAGGCGCCGCACCGCGTGCTGGTCCAGGTGCCGGACGCCTTCGATCGGGCGAAGCGCTGCCTCGTCGTCACCGCTTCGCCGGGCACGCGGGGGGTCTACGGCTCGATCGCCGTCGCCGGCGCATGGGGACTGCCGCGGGGTTGCGCCGTGGCTTACACGGACAAGGCGGCGGGCAGCGGCTATTTCGATACTGCGGACGGCAGCGGCGTCGCCCTCGACGGCACGCGGGCGAAAGCGGGCGAGGCGCCGCTCGAGTTCGAGCCTGCGGGGATGCGGGCCGAGGCCGGCATCGCCGTGAAGCACGCGCATTCCGGGGATCACCCCGAGGCGGACTGGGGGCGCCACGTGCTGCAGGCGGCCCGCTTCGGCCTGGCCATGCTCGACCGGGCATTTCCCGACGAGGCCCCGTTCACGCCCGCGAATACGCGCATTATCGCCACCGGCCTGTCCAACGGGGGCGGGGCCGTGCTGCGCGCCGCCGGCGAGGATACCGACGGCATCCTCTCGGCCGTCGTGGCCCTGGCGCCGAACATCCACGTGGCCGGCCACGGGCGGCCGTTCTACGACTACGCCACCGAAGCCGCGGTGCTCCTCCCGGCCGCGCTGGCGGCGCCGGATTTCGACGGGCTGCCCTTCGCCCGTGTGGGCGGCGCCCAGCCACCGGCATGGGCCCTGCGTGCCGCCTCCCTGCGCGCCCATGGCCGCTTGTCCGGCCTCCTGCCTCCCGCCCAGGCCGCGGAAGCCCTGGCGATGCTGCGGGCCTCCGGGTGGCAGGACGAGGCGCTGGCCGTCGGTGCGTCGTCGACCTCGCTGGACATCTGGCGCACCGTGACGGTGGCCTACGCGTCGGCTTACCTCCGGCGTTCCGCCGGGGGCATGCCCTGCGGCTTTTCTTACCGCCCGCAACACACTGGCGGTGTCGCGGGCCCGGTGGATGCCATCGTCCGCGCCGCGTGGTGGGCCGACGGTTCGGGCTCGCCGCCCGGCGCGGGCATCCTGCTGGCCGGCGGCAGCGACCTCTCGATGGATCCGACCCTGCCGGGCAACCTCTGCCTGCGCGACCTGTGGACGGGGCAGGGGTCGGAGACGACACGGCTGCGCGCGGCGGTGGACGCCACGGCCGCGGCCTTGCCGCGTGAGGACTTGCCGATCCTCGTGGTGCATGGCGCGCAGGACGGCCTGCTTCCCGTGGCGTTCACGTCGGAGCCGTACGTGGCGTGGCTGCGTGCGTCCGGGCGCTCGCCGGTCTTCTGGAAAGTGCCGTACGCCCAACATTTCGACGCCTTCCTGGCCTTTCCGGATTTCGGCGACCGTCATGCGCCGTTGCTTCCCTTCGGGTATGCCGCGCTGGACCGGGCCTGGGCGTGCCTGGCCGAGGGCAGGCCCCTGCCTGAGGACGCGGCGGTACGCGACACCCGGCCAAGGGGACCCGGTGCCTTTACTGCTTCCGCGCTCGCCGTGCCGGCGGGCTGAACCGCCATCACGCTTTCTTGCTTGAAGTCCTGTGACAGGGGCGCCATCTTCGGTAGCCTTGCATCCCCCGGGCCGGGCGCGACCAGCGCACCGGCCTGCATTTCAACGAGTTACAGGAACCGCGATGACCATCAACGTCACCATGAAGACGAACAAGGGCGATATCCACCTGCGCCTGCACGACGAAAAGACCCCGATGACGGTGGCCAACTTCGTGAACCTGGCCAAGCGCGGCTACTACGACGGCCTGTCGTTCCATCGCGTGATCGCCGACTTCATGATCCAGGGCGGTTGCCCGGAAGGTTCGGGCCGCGGCGGTCCGGGTTACCGCTTTGGCGACGAGTTCGACGGCAGCCTGAAGCACGACAAGCCCGGCGTCCTCTCCATGGCCAACGCCGGGCCGGGCACCAACGGCTCGCAGTTCTTCATCACCCACGGTCCGACCCCGTGGCTGGACGGCAAGCACAGCGTGTTCGGCGAAGTGGTGGGCCCGGAAGACCAGAAGGTGGTCGATGCGATCCGCCAGGAAGACACCATCGAGAAGGTGGAAGTCTCCGGCGACGTGGACGCGCTGCTCGAGAAGCAGGCCTCGAACGTGGCGAAGTGGAACGAGACCCTCGACGCACGCTGACAGGCGGGTGCAGGGACCTGTAGAGGCGCTATAGCGGCGAGAAGCCCACGGAGCGATGAAGCGGCGAGGCAGGTTCCCTCGCCGCTATAGCGGCTCCTGCAGGAGACAGACCTACAGCGGCGGACGGCGGGGCCGTGTTAAAATGGCGGCCTTTGCCCCAGCCCCCGTCGAGGAAACGATGCCGCAACTCGCCAAGCGTATCGGTCGCGCCAAACCCAGTGCGATCATGGTCATCGCCGAGAAGGCCAAGCGCCTGAAGGCCGAAGGCCGCGACATCGTCAGCTTCTCGATCGGCGTCCCGAACTTCCTCCCCGGCGACCACGTGTACGCCGCCGCGCGCGAGGCGCTGGCGAAGGATTCCGGCCAGTACGGCAGCAATCGCGGTCCCGACGCGCTCATCGACGCCTTCCTGGCGCACATCGAAGCGCTCGGCCTCACCGGTTACGCCCGCAAGAACGTCACTACCGGCGTCGGCGCGAAGCAGGTGCTCTATAACCTGGCCGAAGCGCTGCTCGACGAAGGCGACGAGATCTGCTTCCCGGCCCCGTACTGGACGAGCTACCTCGACATCGCCGAGATCGTCGGCGCGAAGATCAACATCCTCCCGTGCCCGCCTGAGCAGAACTACAAGCTCACGCCGGCGCAACTGGACGCCGCGCTGGCGCGCAAGCCGCGCGTGTTCCTGTTCAACAATCCGTCCAATCCCACGGGCATGGTCTATACGCGCGAGGAAATCGCCGCGCTGGCCGACGTGATCGCGAAGTACCCGGACACCTGGGTCGTCACGGACGATATCTACAACACGATGGTCTTCGACGGCGTGGGTTACCACAATTTCGTGCACGTCCGGCCGGACCTCAAGGACCGCGTGATCTTCGTCGATTCGATCTCGAAGACCTATGGCATGCCGGGCTGGCGCGTGGGCTTCATCGCCGCGCCGGAATCCGTGGCCCTGGCCGTCACCACGCTCAACTCCAACCACATCACCAGCCTGCCGGAAGTGGTCAACGCGGCGGCCCTTGCCGCGCTGTCCGGGCCGCAGGACATCCCCCTCGCGAAGTGCAAGGAATTCGCGGCGAAGCGCGACCGCGTGTACAACGCGCTGCTCTCGATTCCCGGCGTGGTCTGCCCGCGTCCGCAGGGAGCGTTCTACGCCTTCCCCGACATCTCCGTAGCCTTCGGCAAGAAGCACAACGGCGTGGCGATCGATTCCGATATCGATTTCTGCGCCGTGCTACTCGAAGCCAAGGGTGTGGCCTGCGTGCCGGGCTCGGCCTTCGGCGAGCCGCGCGCGCTGCGCATTTCCTATTCCTGCCCGGACGAGGCGCTCGACAAGGGCATGGCCCGCATCGTCGAGTTCTTCGCCGAGCTCACCTGATCTTCAGTCCAGCGATATTTTGAGGAGTCGAAAGATGAAAGCACCCGTTCGCGTCGCCGTCACCGGCGCAGCCGGCCAGATCGGTTATGCCCTTCTGTTCCGTATCGCCGCCGGCGACATGCTCGGTCCCGACCAGCCGGTGATCCTGCACCTCCTCGAGATCACCCCGGCGCTTCCGGCGCTGCAGGGCGTGGTGATGGAACTCAACGACTGCGCGTTTCCGACCCTCGCGGGCGTGGTCGCCACGGACGACGCGAACGTCGCCTTCAAGGACGTCGACTACGCGCTGCTCGTCGGTTCGCGTCCGCGCGGCCCGGGCATGGAGCGCAAGGACCTGCTCGAGGCCAACGGCGCCATCTTCGCGCCGCAGGGCAAGGCCCTGAACGACCACGCCAAGCGCGACGTGCGCGTGCTGGTCGTCGGCAACCCGGCGAACACCAATGCGCTGATCGCCCAGCAGAACGCACCGGACCTCGATCCGAAGTGCTTCACCGCCATGGTCCGCCTGGACCACAATCGCGCGCTGTCGCAGCTGGCCGAGAAGACCGGCGCGCACACCGCCGAGATCAAGAAGGTCACCATCTGGGGCAACCACAGCTCCACCCAGTACCCGGACCTGCACCAGGCCTCGGTGAAGGGCAAGCCGGCGCTGGAGCAGGTCGACCAGACCTGGTACGCCGACACCTTCATCCCGACCGTCCAGCAGCGCGGTGCGGCCATCATCAAGGCGCGCGGCGCGTCCTCGGCCGCGTCGGCCGCCTCCGCCGCGATCGACCACATGCGCGACTGGGCGCTGGGCACGGCCGAGGGCGACTGGACCTCGATGGCCGTCCCGTCCGACGGTTCGTACGGCATCGAGCCGGGCGTGATCTTCGGTTATCCGGTGACGGTGAAGGACGGCAAGTACGCCATCGTGCAGGGCCTGGCGATCAACGCCTTCTCGCAAGCCCGCATCGACGCGACCGACAAGGAACTGCGCGAGGAGCGCGCCGGCGTGGAGCACCTGTTCGCGAAGTGATCGCGACACGACCATGCAAACGAGGAGGCCGCGCTGCAAGGCGCGGCCTTTTTCTTTTTGCTCACCTTTGACCTTGCAACCTTCGAGTCGCCATGGCCCACAGTCCCCGCCTTGTCATCTATGCCGCGCTCGCTGCCAACATCGGCATCGCCGCGGCGAAATTCTTCGCCGCCGCCGTCAGCGGCAGCTCGGCCATGCTGTCGGAAGGCGTGCACTCGCTCGTGGACAGCGTCAACGAGGTACTCCTGCTGCATGGCCTGCGTCTTTCGCAGAAGCGGCCCGACCGGCAGAACCCCCTGGGATACGGACGCGAACTGTATTTCTGGAGCTTCATCGTGGCCCTGCTGGTGCTGGCCCTCGGCGCCGGTTTTTCGCTCTACGAGGGCGTCAGCCACATCCTCTCGCCCGAACCCCTGCGCGATCCGACGATGAACTACATCGTGCTCGCCGTGGGCGTCGCGTTCGAGGGCACGTCATGGTGGCTTGCGCTGAAGAGCGTGCGGCGGAGGAAAGGCATGCTCGGTTATTTCGAGGCGTTCCGCACCACCAGGGATCCGACCACGTTCACCGTGCTGTTCGAGGATACGGCGGCGCTACTGGGCCTCGCGATCGCCGCCACGGGCATCTACTTCTCGCATGCCCTGGGCGATCCGCGCATCGACGGCTGGGCATCCATCGGCATTGCCGTGGTGCTTGCGCTGGCCTCCGCGCTGCTGGCCCGGGAAAGCAAGGCGCTGCTCATCGGCGAACCGGCGACCCCGAACCTGCTGGCGAAGGTCTGCGGCATAGCCGGGCGTGTCAACGGCGTGGAGGCGGTGAACGGCGTGCTCACCCTTCAGGTGGGGCCGGATCATGTGCTGGTGGCGATTTCCGCGGCCTTCGACGACCGGCTGACCACGGTGGAGATCGAGGAGGTCGTGCGCACCATCGAGGCCCGCACGAAGGAGGCGAACCTGCCGATCGTGGCACTGTTCATCAAGCCGCAGACGCCCGAAAGGTGGCGCGAACGGTTACGGGAACTGGACGGCGATTGAGACGCTACGGGAGTGCGCCCTTGCGGGAGCCGGCCATGCCGGCGATCCCGCGGCAGCGGGCAAGCTGCCGCGAGTACCCATCGCCGCGGAAGCGGCTCCCACACAAAGCGCGCGCGCTCAGGAGTGCTCGCCTTCCTTCGGCGGTTTGCCGCGGCCTTCGATGTGGCCGCCGAAGCCCATGCGCATCGCCGACAGCAGGCGCTCCGCGTAGGTGTGGTCCTGGCGCGAGCGGAAGCGGGCGAAGAGGGCGGAGGTGAGCACCTCGGCCGGCACGGCCTGCTCGATGGCGGCGTTGACCGTCCAGCGGCCTTCACCGGAATCGTCGACGTACCCGGAATAGTTGTCGAGCTCCGGGCCCTTCGCCAGCGCGCTGGCGGTGAGGTCGAGCAGCCACGACGAGACCACGCTGCCGCGGCGCCATACCTCGGCGATGTCGGCCATGTCGAGCTCGTAGCGTTCGCGCTGGGGCAGGTGGGCGGCGTTGCGGTTCTTCAGGATGTCGAAGCCTTCCGCGAACGACTGCATCATGCCGTACTCGATGCCGTTGTGGATCATCTTGACGAAATGGCCCGCGCCTGCCGGACCGGCATGCATGTAGCCGTTTTCCACGCGCGGGTCGCGGCCTTCGCGGCCCTCGGTGCGCGGAATGTCGCCGGCGCCCGGGGCCAGCGTCTTGAAGATGGGGTCGAGATAATCGACCGTGGGCTTGTCGCCGCCGATCATCATGCAGTAACCGCGTTCGAGGCCCCAGACGCCGCCGGAGGTACCGACGTCGACATAGTGCTGGCCCTTCGCGGCGAGCGTTTCGGCGCGGCGCGCATCGTCCTTGTAGAACGTGTTGCCGCCGTCGATGACGATGTCGTCCTTGCCGAGCAGGTCGCTGAGCTTCGCGACGGTGGTTTCGGTGATCTCGCCAGCCGGCAGCATGACCCATACCACGCGGGGCGAGGGCAGGGCCTTGACCAGGGCTTCGAGGGATTCGACCGCCTGGCCGCCATCCTTCGCCAGCGCGTCGCGGGCCGCGGCATTGTTGTCGTAGACCACGGTCTCGTGACCGTCCCTCATCAGCCGGCGGGCGATGTTGCCGCCCATGCGGCCCAGTCCGATCAAACCGATTTTCATGCGTGGGGTCCTCGATGTGTACACATAAGCACTAGGGTATTGCGGTTATCCAGGCCGTACGCAAGATATACATACGGATACCGTCCGACCCGGGGCAGGAACCTGACTTCCGGCATGCTGGAGTCCGGATTCGGTTGCCGGTTACGCTGAGGGGTCGTCCCATGAGTGTAGCCGATGAAAAACCTTGTCCGATTGTCGCTCGCTGCCGTGGCGCTCGCCGGGGCCTTTGCCGCCATGGCCGCCAACTTCGATCCGCGCGAGACTTTCGCGCCCTTCACGTATCCGGAGCCGGTCAACGCGTATCGCTCGGGCAGCGGCATGCCGGGGCCGATGTTCTGGCAGAACCGCGCCGATTATGAACTGGCCGCCACGCTCGATCCCGTGAAGAACACGATGAGCGGCAAGGCGACCATCCGCTACACGAACAACAGTCCCGACGCGCTCGACGTGCTGTGGCTGCAGCTGGACGAGAACCGCTTCACCGCCGATGCGCGCGGCAACTTCACTTCGGGCAAGGCCGAGAAGCGCCATACCGACGGTTACCGCATCGCATCGGTGACGGTCGACGGCAAGAAGGCCGACTACATCGTCAGCGACACGCGCATGCAGGTCCGCCTGCCGGCGCCGCTCGCGGCGAAAGGCGGCAAGATTTCGCTGGCCATCGTCTATTCTTACGATCTTCCTGGCGATTTCGGCGGCCGCACCGGCTTCGCGCCGTCGAAGAACGGCAACATCTACGAGATGGCCCAGTGGTATCCGCGCATGTGCGTCTACGACGACCTGCGCGGCTGGGATACCGCGCCTTACCTCAACAGCGAGTTCTACCTCGAGTACGGCGATTTCGACTATGCCGTCACCGTGCCGTCCGACATGATCGTGGCCGGTTCGGGCGAACTGGTGAACCCGGAGGACGTGCTCACCGCCACGCAGCGCGAGCGCCTGGCCAGGGCGCGGCAAAGCGACAAGACGGTGATGATCCGCACGGCGGAAGAGGTCTCCGACCCGGCGAGCCGTCCGAAGAAGGGTGGCACGCTCACCTGGAAGTTCCGCATGAAGAACACGCGCGACGTGGCCTTCGGCGCGTCCACAGCCTATGTGTGGGATGCCGCGCGGATCAACCTGCCGGAAGGGAAGACGGCGCTCGCCATGTCGGTCTATCCGGTGGAGAGCGTGGGACAGGATCGCTGGGGCCGTTCGACCGAATACCTGAAGGCGTCGGTCGAGCATTTCTCCACGAAGTGGTATCCCTACCCGTATCCGGTGGCGATCAACGAGGCGGGCACGGCGGCCAGCGGCATGGAGTACCCGGGGATCGTCTTCGATCCCATGAGGGCGCCGGCCAAGCCGCTGCACATGGTGACCGCGCACGAGATCGGCCATACCTGGTTCCCCATGATCGTGGGCAGCAACGAGCGTCGTGACGCGTGGATGGACGAGGGCTTCAACACGTTCATCGACGTGTACGAAGCCGATGCGTTCAACCACGGCGAGTTTGCCCCCAAGCGCGACGCCGAATATGCGCCGAAGGGTGGCAACCCCGTCGACGAGATCCTGCCGCTGCTGGCCGACCAGGACGCGCCGCCGCTACTGATCGGCGCCGACATGATCAAGGAGAAGTACCGCCACCCGGCCACTTACTTCAAGGCGGCGCTTGGCCTCGTTCTGCTTCGCGAGCAGATCGTCGGCCCGGAACGCTTCGATCCCGCCTTCCGCAAATACATCGCCACCTGGGCGTACAGGCATCCGTCGCCGTCGGACTTCTTCCGTCTGATGGAAAGCGAGACAGGCGAGGACCTGTCCTGGTTCTGGCGCGGCTGGTTCGAGCACAACTGGCAGCTGGACATGTCGGTGGACAAGGTCGACGGCTCGACGGTCACGGTGTCGAACCTGGACCGGCTGGTGATGCCAGCCACCCTCCGGGTCACCTTCGACGACGCGTCCACCCGCGATATCCGCATTCCGGTGGAAACCTGGCAGCAGCACAAGAGCTTCGACGTGGACGTGCCCGGCGGTCGCAGGATCGTCCGCGCGGAAATCGACGCGGACCACAAGATTCCAGACCGCGATCGCGGCAATAATGCGTGGCCCCGCTGACGGACCGCCCGATGTCGAACCGTACCACCGCCGTGTCCAACCTCTTCGCCATCGTCGTCGCGGCGGTGGCGTGGCCCACACTCGTGCTGCAGTACTGGCTCATCGTCTGGTCGGGCTCGCTCGGGGCGGTGACGATCCGTTATTTCAGCTTCTTCACCATCCTCTCGAACCTGCTGGTGGCGCTCGTCGCCGCGTCCGCGGCGACGGGCGGCAACTGGGCGCCCATGCGGCTCCTGCGCGCACCGCGGGTCCGCGGGCTCGCCGCCGTGTCCATCGCGGTAACGGGCCTGGTCTACCTGGTGGTATTGCGCTCGTTGTGGCACCCCCTGGGGCCCCAGCTGATCGCCGACCGCTCGCTGCACTACGTGATACCCATGCTGTATCTGGCGTGGTGGCTGGCCCTGCTGCCGCACGGCGGCCTGGTATGGCACGACGCCTTGCGCTGGCTGTGGTTCCCCTTTCTCTTCGCCCTCTGGACCTTCGTGCGCGGCGCGATCGTCGACGAATATCCCTATCCGTTTCTCGACGTCGGCCAACTGGGCTATCCGGCGGCATTGCTCAACGCGACGCTGGTAGCTGTCCTGTTCCTGGTGCTGGGCGTAGCCCTGGTGACCCTGGACAAGGCCCTGGGTAAGCGATCCACCGACGGGTAGGAAGGCACCCGAGGGGACTACAATGGCGGCATGATCTTCCGCTGGTTCGAATCCCTCATCGACATCTTCCGCGAGGCGCCCGACCAGGCGCCGCCGAAGGGTGTCGTGCGTTTCTACGCGTACTACCTGCGCCAGGTCTGGAAGATCTTCGCGGCGACGCTCGTCGTCGGCCTGGCGGTGGCGTTGATCGAGGTAGCGCTGTTCGACTTCCTCGGCCGCGTCGTGGACATGGCACAGAAGACCCCGGCGGCCGTGTTCTTC
Coding sequences:
- a CDS encoding Pr6Pr family membrane protein; translated protein: MSNRTTAVSNLFAIVVAAVAWPTLVLQYWLIVWSGSLGAVTIRYFSFFTILSNLLVALVAASAATGGNWAPMRLLRAPRVRGLAAVSIAVTGLVYLVVLRSLWHPLGPQLIADRSLHYVIPMLYLAWWLALLPHGGLVWHDALRWLWFPFLFALWTFVRGAIVDEYPYPFLDVGQLGYPAALLNATLVAVLFLVLGVALVTLDKALGKRSTDG